Genomic window (Candidatus Diapherotrites archaeon):
AACTATGAGAACACAAAAATGTATCCAGAGTTTGCCGAGACAGCACAAAAAGAAGGCTTTCCTGCAATTACAGCAAGGCTTAAATCCATTGCAATAGCAGAAAAGCATCACGAAGAAAGATACAGGAAGCTCTTAAAAGAAGTAGAAGCAGGAACAGTATTCAAGAAAGACAAGGAAGCATGGTGGGTGTGCAGGGAATGCGGCTACATGCACTTCGGAAAAGAGCCTCCAGCAAAATGCCCTGCATGCGACCACGCAAAATCCTTCTACCAAATAAAATGCGAAGAATACTGAAAGAAAATTTGGTTGATGAAAGAAATTAATTAATAAACTTATCTGTAAATAATATACTGTGTAGTAATATACTTGGTGGGTTTGTGCATAAGGTTAAAATAATTCAGGAAGGCTTCAAGTGCGAGAGATGCGGTCATAAGTGGGTTCCAAGAATGGAAAAGGAGCTGCCCAGGGTTTGCCCTTACTGCAAGAGCCCTTACTGGGACACGCCAAAGAGGGCTTAAAGGAGATAATTTTATGAGGAACAGGGTTGTGGGAATTATAATAATTGGGATTGCATTGCTTATAGGATTCATTGTTTTTTCCTTTAATCAGGCTATGACCACCATAGTAAATTCTACCTGCGTTCACGGCCCAACATGCCCTATGTGGGGCACAATAGAATTCCAGACCAATGTTGGGATAGGGGTAATGGCTTTCATAATAATAATCGGCTTATACCTGATTTTCTTCGGGCAAGAAGAAAAAATAATCACGAGAACCAAGATCAAGACAATAAAGCAGCAGCTTGAAATGAATAACATAACCAAAGAAAATTACGAGAAGATTTTGAACGGAATGAATGCTGACGAAAAAGGCATACTTGAAAAAATAATTGAAGCCAAAGGTACAATATTCCAGTCAGACCTAGTAGAAAAAACAGGGCTCAATAAAGTAAAGGTCACAAGAGTCCTTGACAAGCTTGAAGGCCAGGGTTTAGTGGAAAGAAAAAGAAGGGGCATGACCAATGTGGTTATACTAAAACACTAAAAGTGAAAAAAATGAAAAAAATAATTTTTATAATTTCACTGCTTTTAATTGCAATTCTTACGATTGGCTGCATTCAACAGCAGGACAACCAGAATCCCCCTCCAACTCCAGCACCAGGAAACCAGGGAAGCAGTGTTTCAATCAAAGACTTTGCTTTTAATCCTTCAACCCTTACTGTTAAGGCAGGAACAACTGTTTCATGGGTTAATGAAGATTCTGTTATACACACAATTAAGTCACATAATTTTAATTCCGGAAATTTGAGTAAGGGGGATAAATTTGAATTTAAATTTAATGACAAAGGAACTTTTGATTACGTCTGTGGGCCCCATCCTTTCATGAAGGGCACAATAATTGTGGGGTAATAAAAAAATGCTTGAAAATATAACCTATTTCCCAATTTTTGGCAAGCCTTTAATAATGTACTCGGGCATTCTCACTTTGCTTTCTTTCTTGTTTACGGCATCAATAGCAATTCTAAACAAAAAAGGCATTAGAAAAATTCCTTTTAACTGGCACCCGAGAATGGCAGTAATTTCAATAATTTTGGTGGTAATCCACGGCACATTAGGAATACTGGCCTATTTTTAATTAGAATAATATAATAAAAAAAGTTTGGTTTGAAACAAACCACTGAAACTATTTCAAAGCAAAGGCTTTGAAAAATTTTAAGCAGGGCTTGAAACTAGTTTCATACCTTCTTATATAAGCTGTTTCAGCAGCATTATGTCTGTCAATTGATTAAGAATAATCAATTTAATCAATTGAAAAAAAAGAGCAGAGAGGTAAAAAAAATGACAGGAGAAAAAACCCGAGAAAAAACAGAAAATAAATCGCAATTTTCTATTTTGCTGGCGGGAATAATTGCAGTAATGCTTGTGGTAATAGTGTTCCAGGCGTTCCAGATCAATTCAATGACCTCAGCAATAACAGGCCTTAAAACCACTCAAGCAACAACAGGCCTTGTGACAGCTGCTTCTTCAACCAGTAATGCGGCAAATAGTACAGCAAACACTACATCAAACAGCACGGCCTTATTGAGCGACGTAATACCAAAAGGGGTTCCGGCAATATACGGAAAAGAATTAGGGGTTTCATTTGATGATGTAAGCGCAAGCAATGCAGCAAAAGCAGATGAAACAATAGGAAAATTAGGCGCCCTTGACAATCAAATACAGCTTTCAGGAGACCTATTGCAAAGATACATTAAAATTACAGGGCAGATATCATGCGAATACTGCTGCGGTGCACAGTCAATTATTTTCACTACAGATTCAGGCAAATACAAGGCAGGGGATGCAGCTTGCGGTTGCGCTCACAGCTTTGCAATGAGAGGCGTAGCAAAATACCTGCTCAAGAACCACGCAAGCCAGTATACTGACGACCAAATACTTGAAGAACTGGGAAAATGGAAGACTTTATTCTTCCCAGGTCAGATAACACAAAAAGCAAAGATATTGCAGGAGAAAGGAATTCAGTTGAATTACATCAATCTGGCTTCAAACAAGTACAGGGGCATTGAAAAAGGGTCTTCAGGCAGCTCAATGGTAGGAGGTTGTTAAAATGGAGAATCTGCAGATAATTCTGGTTGTAGTGCTTGTTGCAACGGCTTTTGTAATAATACTCAATGCGTTTCAAATCAGTGAATTAAACAGCAAAGTATCTTCAGGAGGCCTTGCAACAGCCCAAACATCATTGGCTTCAGCTCCAAGAACGGATAGTACAGCGCAAACCTCAAGCAGCACTTCAAGCACAGGCTCGAATAATTCACAATCTAGTACGCCAGTGCCGACAATGGTTGGAGGCTGCTGAAATTATGCTTTAAAGGAGGTGATTTCTTTTGGCAGAAAAAGAATTTTATTTTGCGGTCCTTGCATTAGGGCTTACATTCTTGCTTGCTTTAGGCATAAGTTCTGCTGCAGCAGCATTAAACAACAGCAGTACACCAAACAATTCCAGTGAAGGCAACAATAAAAATTCAGCGATGATGAATTCAAATAGCATGCCTAAAGCGTGCGGGCAGGCAATGCAGCAGGAGGGCTTAAGTGAAATGCATGAAGAGTGCGAGGAAATGATGGATTCAGGTGAATGCCCAATGCACAACAGCATGATGAATGGAACAATGAATTCAATGATGAACGGGCACATGAAAGGAATGATGGGATGAATGCTTAACCGGCAGAAAGCTGCAGGCCCAATTGTAGTACCCCTACCCTTTAGTCTGCAGCACTGCCTGTTAATTCAGGCAAAAAAATAAAATGAAAAAAATTGGAGTGAAAAAAATGAAAATAAGTAAAATTGTATTGATGGGAATTATTTTATTTTTTGCTTTTCTAATGTTAATGATTTTTTCCTCAAAAAATACTTCAGTTTCAGGTTATCTTCCTGCTTTTGCCGCAAAGAACCAAAAAATACAGGAAGCATACACCTTTGCAAAGAATTCAGGAGAAAAACTTGATGGAGTGCCATGCTTCTGCGGCTGCATGCAGCACATGCACAACGGAAGGATTCACAGCAGAGGCCTCCTGGACTGTTTTATGGAGGAAGACAATAAAACCTTTGAAGACCATGCTTCAAACTGCGATATGTGCATTAATGATGCGCTTGAAGTGAAAACCCTTTCAGCCCAAGGCTTAAGCAAGGATGCCATAAAACAGAAGATTTCTTCAAAATATATAAATTAGGAAGTGAAAAAAATGTTTGGCTTTTCAAAAAAGAAGGACCCGGTATGCGGGATGACACAAGAAAAAGGCAAAGGCATTGAAAAGCAGGGGAAATGGTTTTGCTCTCAGGCCTGCTTGGAAAAATATGGGGCAGGAACAAAAGAATCAGGCCAGAGTGGAAGTTGCTGCGGTTAATTTTAAGGTGGCAAAATGAATAAAGCTTTAATTGCGTTTGCCTCTCTTGTGCTTCTGCTTTCAATTGCGTCCTTTGCTTCTGCTCACTGCCCTTTATGCACTGGGGCAGCAGCTGGTGCAGTAGCAGCCGCAAGATTTTATGGCGTTGATGACGCAATCGTTGGAGTCTGGCTTGGGGCATTCATTATTTCCACAGCCTTGTGGTTTGACAGGATTCTTAAAAAGAGATATATTCCAATGCAGACTTTCTCAATAATAATCTTGGCTTTAGTAATGACTCTTGTCCCATTCTATTTTGCAGGATTGTTTGGTGGAATGCACAAAACATTGTTTGGAATTGACAGGCTCTTTGTAGGAATTGTTTCAGGAAGCATTCTCACTTACCTTGGATTCATTTTAAGCAATGAAATCAAAAAAGAAAACAAGAAGGTTTTGTTTCCATTCCAAAGCATAATCCTGACTTTTGCAATCCTATTGATTGCTTCGCTCATGTTCTGGCTTGTTGCAGTGTGAATTTAAAATGCAAGAAGAAACTTCAAAATCAATAATAATCGGGCTTTCCGCCTCAGTGCTCATGCTTCTGGCTTACATACTCATACTTACAGTTGCAAATTCATTCAGCCATGCAATCGAAGAATTCCTGCTGTTATGGCCTTGGATTATTCCTTTAGTAATAGGATTCGGAATTCAGATAGGATTGTATTCTTTTATTAGAAGTTCATTGCGCGAGAGAAGGCTTACTGCTGCAACAACTGAAGTTGCGGCAACGGGAGGCATTTCTACAGCCTCAATGGTTGCCTGCTGCGCCCACCACCTTACAGAAGTGCTTGTATTGTTCGGGCTTTCTGCTGCTGCATTGTTTTTGTTGAAGTACCAGATTACCTTTATAATTCTCGGAATTTTTTCTAATATTGTGGGCATTACAATAATGCTTGGCATAATCCAGAAAAACAATCTTTTCAGTAAAGAGTTATCAGGAATGCTTTTCAAATTTGACATGAAGACGGCAAGGAATGCCGCTATAGTTCTTTCTGCAATAATTGTTTCTGTGGCATTTCTTGCACCTCCCCCCACGTCAATTCCTCAAAATTTTCCAGTAAATTCAAACAACCAGAATGCATCAGCATCACAATTCAATCTTGGCACAAAAACAAACAATGAGAATGAAGTTTCAGTTGATGTAACCCCAATAGATTTCTCTTTTGGCAGTGAAGTTAGATTCAATATAGGTTTGAACACGCACACGGGCTCTCTTGATTACGACCTAACAAAAATTTCAGTTCTTCAGGACGATAAAGGAAATTCTTTCAATCCGATTAAATGGGAAGGCCCTCCTCCAGGAGGCCACCATAGGACAGGAATACTGACCTTCCCAAAGCTTGGAGAAAAAACTTCTTCCATCAAACTCGTAATAAAAGGGATTTATGATGTGCCTGAAAGGGTTTTTGTCTGGCAATTAATGTGAGGAATAAAGAATGGGAATAGAAAGCGCCGAAGAATTAGTGAGCAAAATCAATGAACTGAAAGAAAAGGAAAAGATAGACCTTTCCTCTGATGAAGACCTAAGCCTTGCGTTGATGAATTTGATTTCAATTG
Coding sequences:
- the rbr gene encoding rubrerythrin; its protein translation is MNKTIQNLTKAFIGESMARNRYSFYSKAARNEGFEQIAEIFLLTADNEREHAKRLFEAINELKKGSKEELNEIKVEASAPTILGTTAENLKAAIAGENYENTKMYPEFAETAQKEGFPAITARLKSIAIAEKHHEERYRKLLKEVEAGTVFKKDKEAWWVCRECGYMHFGKEPPAKCPACDHAKSFYQIKCEEY
- a CDS encoding MarR family transcriptional regulator, yielding MRNRVVGIIIIGIALLIGFIVFSFNQAMTTIVNSTCVHGPTCPMWGTIEFQTNVGIGVMAFIIIIGLYLIFFGQEEKIITRTKIKTIKQQLEMNNITKENYEKILNGMNADEKGILEKIIEAKGTIFQSDLVEKTGLNKVKVTRVLDKLEGQGLVERKRRGMTNVVILKH
- a CDS encoding cupredoxin family copper-binding protein gives rise to the protein MKKIIFIISLLLIAILTIGCIQQQDNQNPPPTPAPGNQGSSVSIKDFAFNPSTLTVKAGTTVSWVNEDSVIHTIKSHNFNSGNLSKGDKFEFKFNDKGTFDYVCGPHPFMKGTIIVG
- a CDS encoding PCYCGC motif-containing (lipo)protein; translation: MKISKIVLMGIILFFAFLMLMIFSSKNTSVSGYLPAFAAKNQKIQEAYTFAKNSGEKLDGVPCFCGCMQHMHNGRIHSRGLLDCFMEEDNKTFEDHASNCDMCINDALEVKTLSAQGLSKDAIKQKISSKYIN